Proteins encoded by one window of Thermobaculum terrenum ATCC BAA-798:
- a CDS encoding ABC transporter permease: MEAIVTKELRSRMRGARAFVVITIFLALLSCFVVALYGFTKITTGSIGGPPPPLGRIMFYTLTGIELLLIAPLAPAFSAGTIAGEKERQTFDLMVITPVTPTSIVLGKVLANLAYIALLIVVALPIQVLSITLGGLTLTEVMVGLWILLLAAVFYGCVSVFFSSFLRSTTLASVFSYLVVALNLIGAIFIVLILGILGSDNTLAAMLGPTSEAPSKFLLYVSDLLIAFSPVLTAIVSETALVANGDLFLIHLDLANPNTQGRFTMSLPSPWIIYSVIYIVLSVVCVWLSIRNVRPVVARNPRNPSRPEGYTLTETMEDVPLTQGDQRGAAEGEV, encoded by the coding sequence GTGGAAGCTATAGTGACTAAGGAGCTCCGCAGCAGGATGAGGGGAGCCAGAGCTTTTGTTGTTATAACGATATTCCTGGCCCTTCTGTCCTGCTTTGTGGTCGCTCTATACGGCTTTACCAAGATAACCACCGGTAGCATAGGAGGTCCTCCGCCCCCTCTGGGCCGGATAATGTTCTATACGCTGACCGGCATAGAGCTCCTGCTGATAGCTCCCTTGGCGCCTGCCTTCAGCGCCGGGACCATTGCCGGCGAGAAGGAACGCCAGACATTCGACCTGATGGTGATAACTCCGGTAACTCCGACCAGCATCGTGCTGGGGAAGGTGCTGGCTAACCTGGCATATATAGCGTTGCTCATAGTTGTGGCTCTTCCCATACAGGTCCTGTCGATAACGCTTGGTGGGCTGACTCTCACAGAGGTCATGGTTGGCCTGTGGATACTACTCCTTGCGGCGGTATTTTATGGCTGTGTCAGCGTCTTCTTCTCATCTTTCCTGCGCAGCACCACGCTGGCCAGCGTCTTCAGCTACCTTGTAGTAGCGCTCAACCTCATAGGAGCCATATTTATCGTGCTCATCCTGGGAATTCTAGGCTCTGATAACACCCTCGCGGCAATGCTTGGCCCTACTTCCGAGGCCCCATCGAAGTTTTTGTTGTATGTGTCGGATCTGCTCATAGCTTTTAGCCCCGTGCTAACCGCGATAGTCTCGGAGACCGCTCTGGTTGCCAACGGCGATCTGTTCCTGATACATCTGGATCTGGCTAACCCGAATACCCAGGGAAGATTTACAATGTCTCTACCAAGCCCCTGGATAATATACAGCGTCATATATATAGTCCTGTCCGTGGTGTGCGTATGGCTAAGCATCAGAAATGTGAGACCCGTGGTCGCCAGGAACCCAAGAAACCCTTCTCGCCCCGAGGGGTATACTCTTACGGAGACCATGGAAGATGTACCATTGACTCAGGGTGATCAGAGGGGTGCTGCGGAAGGGGAAGTTTGA
- a CDS encoding ABC transporter ATP-binding protein, translating into MPEAIVQTRGLTKIYGQLRALDNLDLEIEQGSIYGFIGPNGAGKTTCMRILCTLLEPTSGEAWINGLSVRDEPEKIRMHIGYMPDFFGVYGDMKVWEYMDFFARCYKIPQDRIGTLTDELLELVNLQDKKDDYVESLSRGMKQRLCLARTLIHDPDLLVLDEPASGLDPRARIEMRELLKELRSMGKTIMLSSHILTELADVCTHIGIIEKGRLLASGQVDEMIYRLQLQRRIRLVLTGGASGALEVLSSTNDVNDVQIMEPAPQTDEDPATISFGLTSPSNNYSPLIARLIEAGAQIREFVEERGDLEDVFMQVTKGEVQ; encoded by the coding sequence ATGCCTGAAGCTATCGTGCAGACCCGAGGATTGACCAAGATCTATGGGCAGCTGAGAGCGCTTGATAACCTGGATCTCGAGATCGAGCAGGGCAGCATATACGGGTTCATAGGCCCCAACGGAGCAGGCAAGACCACTTGCATGCGTATACTCTGCACTCTCCTTGAGCCTACCTCCGGCGAGGCCTGGATCAATGGCCTCTCAGTGCGCGATGAGCCCGAGAAGATAAGGATGCATATAGGCTACATGCCAGACTTCTTCGGTGTCTATGGGGACATGAAGGTCTGGGAGTACATGGACTTCTTCGCGCGGTGCTACAAGATCCCTCAGGATCGCATAGGCACTCTCACTGACGAGCTGCTGGAGCTGGTCAACCTGCAGGATAAGAAGGACGACTACGTTGAATCCCTGTCTCGAGGGATGAAGCAGCGGCTCTGCCTGGCTCGCACCCTCATCCATGACCCGGACCTGCTGGTGCTGGATGAACCCGCTTCCGGGCTGGACCCAAGGGCACGCATCGAGATGCGAGAGCTGCTGAAGGAGCTGCGCTCCATGGGTAAAACCATCATGCTATCCTCGCATATCCTGACGGAGTTGGCCGATGTATGCACCCATATCGGCATCATAGAGAAGGGCAGGCTGCTCGCCTCCGGGCAGGTCGACGAGATGATCTACAGGCTGCAGCTGCAGAGGCGTATCAGGCTAGTTTTGACCGGTGGAGCCTCCGGAGCCCTCGAGGTGTTGAGCTCGACAAACGATGTAAACGATGTCCAGATCATGGAGCCAGCCCCACAGACCGATGAGGATCCGGCCACCATATCTTTTGGTTTGACATCACCTTCTAATAACTACTCGCCTCTCATAGCGAGGCTTATCGAGGCGGGTGCCCAGATAAGGGAGTTTGTGGAAGAACGAGGTGACCTGGAGGATGTCTTCATGCAGGTTACCAAGGGGGAGGTGCAGTAG